gaaacctctccctagatgacgcgttctaaaaaccttgaagggaaagcccaaaaaggataatatttgttagcggtgagcttgggctgttacaaataccGTTGCTCATCTCCTATGATAGCTCTAGTCTTCAAACTATATTTTAGATGGGTTGCTTAAATCTTAAGTctttgtaaaaattaaaacaagcCTCAACATTTACTTCACTATCACCATTAATAAGAGGTAAGACAACAAAGAATATACATTGAAATGGTGGCTTGGATTATACCTAAAGTCAGTGGATGGATTAGCACCTTGCCAACCCATTTCTTTCCATTGCTCAGATATCAACCCTTTAAGCTCAACATCTGGAAAGGCAACATCCCACAATGCCCTCAGAGCTTCCTATAAATAATGAAGGATGGTTACTTGTGCTCACAGATGATGAAAACAAAGCATAAATGGGAAAACGTTAAACTTCTAGCTGTCTGCATGCAGTAGAAATGAAAGACATGAATGATGGCcttattcaaaattcaaatagatGAAAACTCAAATCAAGGACGAGGTTTTGGGCTTCTAAAACGGGATCTTGTCAATGACGAAAAATGCAGTGAGTTCGTTGCTTAGACTCATCTAAGAGCGCTTAATGCACATGTTAGAACATCTCATCATAAGTGCTTAAACGGGATCTTGTAAGTACTTGATGCTCAATGCACATCTCATCATAAGGTATATGAATTCGGTCTTGTAGCCTCTGAAGCCTTTCCTCCTGGTAGAATAAATCACATGTTAGAACATACATGCTCAACCTTCATACACCCCTATCAACAAGCCATTAGAAAAATGGTCTTAAATATAACTATATTTACTTGAACATTAGAACGTCTCATCCAATGAAAAGGGGACGAcgagttttaaattaataaactgAGGGCGTAAaagaatcaatcaaacaaatataaGGTTCCATAATCCATGCATATAGACATTCTCGCAATCACATGagaatatattgttttaagAACATTACATCAGATGTTAGGGGTGGAGATATAAACTTACAACCTGTTGGAGAAAGTTATGTTGATAGAAACACAAGGTTCTAGTTCTATTACATGCATGATCTATAGAAAGGTGGAGAGAAAGGGGGCGTACGAAGCTAAAACGTGTCCTTAAGCTAAGGTCTATAGGTAGGTGGAGAGAAAGGGGATGTGCAAAGCTCAAAATCTGTTCTTTAGTCGGAAACGAAACagtccttataagggtatggaaacctctccctagtagacacgttttaaaaccgcgaggctgacggcgatacgtaacgggccaaagcagacaatactACAGTCCCACTGATTGGTGCCAATGCCTTTTCACGCACAAGAGGTAAAGCTTTCCTCACACTTACAAACCATACCACTAGTAGAATAATGCAACACAAATAAAGCCAATGAATGAGACACAGTACACAGACTACCAACACATTATTGACGTTAATTACCTGACGAGGACTCAAAGGGTATTGAAACTTatcgttttttttattgccaGAGCGATTGAAGATTCCTCCGATCCATGATCGTGGTCCAACCATAGCATTAGCTACATTTACCACAAGCTAATTTGTAAGCAAGAGGGTGATAATGAGACAGCAAAAGTAAATTCCAAAAAGTCACAATTCTAGAAGTTAATCTCTACACCACAAAAGGAGATTCAAACAAAGCTCTACTCACTAAAACATTGAGCTAGCTTTAAAATTACATGGGTGGAACTATGTGACCATTCTAACTCTTCGTCACCTCTTCTACGTCTCCAATAtatttcatcttcatcaacCTATAACAATTTTTAGAATTCACTGTCAGTAAAATGATTGGCAGAAAGAACACATAGTTTCACCAAAGGCACACAACAGATATCAACAACATAGAAAAATGATACTCCCTTCACATAACGAACAGGACTAAGCAGACAATCAGAGAGTGGATGTTCCCAGCAAATTTGGAATGATCAACacattaataaatcaatagaGATTGATAGGTGGATTACTTCGTGGAGGGAAGAACAAGATGGAAAGCATTGTCTTCTCCTCCGGAATCTCATTAAGGAACCAAAATCAACTATGAATGCATCACGCGAACGCCAAAAATAACTCTCTCATTGTATAGTTCAACCAGAAATCATTccctctttcaattttatcacAAAAGAGGTGCAACAGACACACATACAGAAATGGGGAAGCTAAGAGGACTAAAGAGTGAGgcatttgaagaagaaacagaacaagaacaaaatggaTAGATTAGATTTACAAGCGCGATTAAAGGGATCTCTTAGGCATAACATTCAATTGTAAATAAGTAGAGAGAAATCATGAGCATTGAAAAATTGGGAAAAGATAAAACGACAAAAAGGCaaccaaaaagaaagcaaagagggaaaaagaacAGTACCCACTACGGCATCTGAGGAAAGAAGTGGGCAGAGCAGTGCGACGGCGGTGGTGGAAGCCTTGGCCGTCGTGATGAGTGGGTCCGGGCGGTGGGCGCCACAGGAAAAAGGATTGAGAAGGGGAAACAACGGGAAGCAGAGGAGAAAAATGGATAGGGGAAATGGAATAGGAGAGACATTTCTTCGGTTTCGGGGTGAGCAGGTGGAATTTGCAATTTCTGGGATCGAAGTATTTGTGAGTTTGAATCGTCTCTGTGTGTAAGAGATCGAAACCAATCGCGGCCCTATCAAGCAGCCGCTTCCGTAGCTGTCGggggtttttctttcttcatgtATATGTCTCAGCCCCCGCCTCCCTCCACCTCTCGAAAGCATACGCTTATCAATTAGTTCACCCTTGTTTCTTACGTTACTCCCCCTTCAATTATCACTATATTTATATGTACTTAACTATGTTTATATTAATACCCGAAATACTGCATCCATCCataccaaatttattttaaaaaacaaaaattatccTTCGTATTTTGACCGTTtcctcaaattaaaatttttattttataccaCATTGAGGAATTCCGAAGAAAAGTAGCCATAAAAGTGCGAAGAAAATAATGTCATGAATGTTATAGTTACTGTCGTGACAGTTCATCATGACAGAGAGCTTGTTCAATAAGTCAACAAAATAGTCTGCTTAATTAGCATTCTCTGCCACATTGTTGACTATTTTTGCACGTCTGCTTGATTAATGCTTTTAGACTATTTTTCATGTATCATAGACATAACTGCTTGATTAATgcttttaaattgaattatttattatctttattacatttgattatataactactttaaatttaaacaaaacttaATTAGATTTAACGGCCATTAATGTTATGTAGACGTATCACTCAAAAGTTGAATTAACAGTGTTTAATGATTGTAATAGTAAAACTATTCATGGTAAAAGACATATATAGTAAATGGTCATATATCATAAACAGTAAAATACTACATCTGTTTTGGATGTACTCGAGAACaaagtatataatatatatggttcagtttattatatatagttttattctcgctcttttatattttttaaaattgctAAACAGTAATATTTGTCAGTATGGCGAAAAGATTTGAACCTTCTATCCCGTATGTTCTGATCgtttaaactaaaaagaagatcatattatttgagttatttttaTACGCTTTTAGagtaatataaaaattgactCGAAACCCGAGACAAGATTGGATGACGTGTCAAATGGTATTGGTTGGCCCACACACATAAGTTATGCCTTCCCTAGACAACCCCacaacacaaacacaaacaccAAATTCCACCCGACCAACGTCTTCAATTCACTATTTGCATCTcgattaataaattaattttatattcataaatatCTCCCGATAATTATGAAGAAACTCACCACTTTACCGACATTTTAATGAAGTATTAGCGTACACAACTTTATAACTGAAAATAACGacaaaactaattaaaatttatggataattggttattaacattttaatttcgtgttaaaaaatgaaatggaaaatgacACGTGGTTGCTGACGTGTGAAGGTCCAACCCATGTGGCAGTGCCCCTCCAGACCAATCGTCCTTATTCGCGAAATTACGCTGAAATTTCATGCCTTGTCTGCACCTTCGATTCCACTTTTAAGATAGGGAAGAAAATAGGGAATAAAGCGCAAAacttagttattattattattattattatttttaattaatctgTTATTTCATAGattttatgatataaattaaaaaaattaactaacttattggatataaaaataaaagctaatgactttttaaattaattatttttaacttttgtttttatataattggacgttttgtatttatatacATTAGAATTGCAATTAAAATCTTGCTTCACcggaagaaaaggaaacaaaataactataaaaacctctctccacggcagatacattttaaaaatatgaggTTGACGGCTGTACGTAACAAATCAAACAgtaaaatatttactagcaaTAGGCTTTGACTGTTATATCTAATATTTAcctatatattaaatttaaaattttcactcTCGTAATATATGTTTTAGGAACTAATGATGAAGACTTGTCTGGACGCTTTAAATGAACCTAGACATTTTAAAGgtgaattataataaaattaaaatgagcCAATAAAACTATTGTGACCGATGGGAAAATGTCATCGCTATCCACTTAAAGACTATTATTccattacttttttaatttgatattattcTCTCTTATTAAATTTCTGTTAGTAAATTAACGAGCAagcattttatatttattttaatctccTTCAAAActagatttaaaataatggaaaactaatttattttaaaaataatttatacgaataaaaaataaaataaagtagaaattatatttggaATTTCTCATGTTTGGCCAGCTTTGCTTCAAAAGCCAAAGGGGCACACATGTAATTTTGCACATTGTTTTTTTCCCCAATATCTCaaatcattaataatttattactatcATATTCaccttaaatatatattatgtataatttttatacgaaacattaattatttttacattgtctaatattttaaattgtacaacatattacattttattttttcattttgttactcaaataataatttataatagtaaaaattaaacaGTTGAagactattttattattattatttaaataaaataacatttaaaaaaaaaaagacaattgAAGAGAATATAGAAATCCGATAGGGGAGAGTGGGTTCCCAATTATTTGCACGCTTTTCAACCAGAAGGGCACGTGACCAACTGCTAATCAAATATCtaaactattaattaatttatttatatttaaatatacgctctaaattatatttataaaatcattCTACTAAAAATTccaccaaataataataaataaataaataaataaataaacgtaaATTTTACAAGCTTCTTCAACGGCTTCCGAACCCTAACGACCTCTGGTCTGACCTGCGGTAAGAACCTGGTCATTTGAGCAATCAGGCAATGGACTACGGGCAATAGCCGGTTGTCCACATCTGATGGCTAGAGCGCAAGGCGCCCAACGTTGAATTTAGCAACCGGGTATAGCCCGTCTACTTCACGAGAATATTCCCGTCGGTTTCCTGTGTTTTTGTCTACGTCATCGCCTTCATCTCAGTATAAGTTCTTAATGCGCTTCACTTCATCATCAATCACAGCGCTGAATGGTTCTGCTTCTTCTCATCACTTATCTGCTTTGACTGTTTGCCGGCGACGGGAAATCTGGCTGTCCTAGAACCTCTGAACCTCTCGATTTCAGTTTCCGGCGACTGAGGTATTTCAAAAACAGAgcctcattttcaattttgattcgTATTTAGGAACGATGCCGAACCCTAGGTCTTACCGGAAAGGGACGGAGGATAAGACTCGGAAGGGGAAGCTTACGGAGAAGTCGTCGTCGTTCCACGGAGAGAGTTtgaagacgacgacgacgacgctACGGCGGCCGAAGACGGATCCGGAGTTGTTGTCGTTTAAGAATTTAGGTTTATCAGCGGCGTCGCTGAATGGACGGCCGAAGATGACGAAATTACTCCTGAACGTGACGATCCAGGGTATCCTAGGGCCAGTACAGGTGTTGATGTCGTCGGAGATGACCGTCGCCGACCTTGTAGCGGCTACCATACGCCAATACATGAAGGAAGGCCGTCGGCCGATTTTGCCGACTGTAAATCCTTCCGCCTTCGATCTTCATTATTCGCAATTCAGCTTAGAAAGTAAGTAGTCGATAATCAACTCAAATTCTTGTAACCgtcatttattttgaatttcgcGGGTGGTTCTAACGAGATGATGATTCGAATCTCAGGCTTGAACAAGGAGGAGAAGCTAATCGCCTTAGGATCGAGAAACTTCTATCTGTGCCCTAGAAAATCGAAGAACAGCGACGATTTAATAGCGTCTCCATCGTCGTCCTGCTCGACACAAGCCAAAGAAAGCGCGAAGAGTTCCAGCAGTTTCAGTTGGTTCAAATTCATCGATTTCCAGATTTAGTTACCGCCACACATCGAATCgattcataattttcaatcCGCCACTGTGAAAAATCATCTTCAAATTCTCTATTCCATATAAGTTTGGAATTATCTCCACTTTGCAATTGTTTGGTTAGATTATTACCGGAATTCGATCGAGCAAAGGAAAGGGAACATTTCTGCAACTCTGTTCTTCGCTTGCTTGCTCGGAATCGACACcagaaattttcaattttcaatatgtaaataataatagtttcgATGTGGAAACTAAGATTTTCCTGTGAAGAGTAGAAATTATGTGAATTTCttttatcaaattcaattGTGAGTCTGAAACATAAAGATTCAATGAACGAAGTCCCGACACGAAGAATCGTGAGATTCTGTATAGGTTTTGTTGGACGATGAAGGTCCCACATCGCTAGTTTAAGAAATTgtcataagtttataatcgAACAATACACcttccattggtatgaggcaagcttattctcaaagtctctcaaagtagacaatatcataccattatggagagtcgtgttcgtctaacatggtatcagagtcatgccctaaacttagttgtgccaatagattggtaaatcctcaaatgtcgaacaaaggactccaaaaaaaggagccaagcctcctcgaaagcacagtaaaaaatgactaaaactCCAAAGGaggagtcgagtctcaatTAAAGAGAGGTGTTCCAAAAAAAGGAGCAGTCGAGTCTCAATTAAAGGGAGGTGTTCCAAaaaaaggagccaagcctcctcgaaagcacagtaaaaaatgactaaaactCCAAAGGAGGAATCGAGTCTCAATTAAAgggaggtgtactttgttcaaggggaggtgttaggtgttggatgatgaaagtctcgattaaagggaggtgtactttgttcaaggggaggtgTTAGGTGTTGGACGatgaagcccaaagcaaagacaTGAGAATTTATGGGAGGTGTTAGGTGTTGGACGatgaagcccaaagcaaagacatgagaatttatgttcaaagtcgacaatattatactattgtgGGGATTCGCGTCGTcctgttaaaattttaaaatttaaatgtaaggggtaattgaataattatgtttaaatcAGCCCATTGTGGTTGAAAGTTTAACACAGTCCAAGCTGAATGGGCCGGGATAAATGGATAACAAGATTTGATAGCCCAGCCCAGCCCAATACATTATAATTAAGCCCATCAAAATCCAGAACAAAAATTTGCGTGATTTGAAACCCTAAGAAGCTGGCGGCAATTCCCTTATAAATTGCCTTTGATTTgctactcttcttcttcctggTATTGTTTTGAACTGTGTCACAGTTAACCTCTTCTCCTAAATACTtctaaaaccctaaactctTCCTCCGCCACTGTCAATGGAGTTCTGGGGTAAGTTCTTATCATATTTCCCTTATGCTATTGTCTGTTCCGTGTTTTCATAATCGTAATATCGCTTGGCTTTCGCTTTGAAGCTTCTTTCctctcgttttcttttttagctcGGCGGGGGCGGGTACGAACTAGGGTACCCTCTCGAATTTAGTTTTGATGTCTCGAGGAGCACAAACTTA
The Cucurbita pepo subsp. pepo cultivar mu-cu-16 chromosome LG16, ASM280686v2, whole genome shotgun sequence genome window above contains:
- the LOC111777604 gene encoding ELMO domain-containing protein A-like isoform X1 produces the protein MRFRRRRQCFPSCSSLHEVDEDEIYWRRRRGDEELEWSHSSTHVILKLAQCFTNAMVGPRSWIGGIFNRSGNKKNDKFQYPLSPRQEERLQRLQDRIHIPYDEMCIEHQEALRALWDVAFPDVELKGLISEQWKEMGWQGANPSTDFRGCGFISLENLLFFSRTFPASFRRLLSKEGGNRATWEYPFAVAGINISYMLIQMLDLKSAKPKCIPGLNFMRLLGAENEEAFDILFCVTFELMDAQWLAMHASYMEFNEVLQVTREQLERELSLEDIHRIEDLPAYNLLLL
- the LOC111777604 gene encoding ELMO domain-containing protein A-like isoform X2, whose protein sequence is MRFRRRRQCFPSCSSLHEVDEDEIYWRRRRGDEELEWSHSSTHVILKLAQCFTNAMVGPRSWIGGIFNRSGNKKNDKFQYPLSPRQEERLQRLQDRIHIPYDEMCIEHQEALRALWDVAFPDVELKGLISEQWKEMGWQGANPSTDFRGCGFISLENLLFFSRTFPASFRRLLSKEGGNRATWEYPFAVAGINISYMLIQMLDLKSAKPKCIPGLNFMRLLGENEEAFDILFCVTFELMDAQWLAMHASYMEFNEVLQVTREQLERELSLEDIHRIEDLPAYNLLLL
- the LOC111777605 gene encoding uncharacterized protein LOC111777605, producing MPNPRSYRKGTEDKTRKGKLTEKSSSFHGESLKTTTTTLRRPKTDPELLSFKNLGLSAASLNGRPKMTKLLLNVTIQGILGPVQVLMSSEMTVADLVAATIRQYMKEGRRPILPTVNPSAFDLHYSQFSLESLNKEEKLIALGSRNFYLCPRKSKNSDDLIASPSSSCSTQAKESAKSSSSFSWFKFIDFQI